The Haloarcula sp. CBA1127 genomic interval CGCGACGCTGTTGCTGGCCGGCGTGGCGATACAGACGTTTCTGGGCGCGGTGGTCTCGTTCCTGTTGCTCCACAGCGGCGAGAGCATCCGCCGGGCGCTGTACTGGCTGATGGGCCATCTCAAGGGTGCGTCCTGGCCCGAAGTGACCACTAGCGTCGTGCTCGTTGCCGTCCCGTTCGTCGTGTTGCTCGCGTACGCACGCGACCTGAACGTCATGCTGCTCGGCGAGGAAGACGCACAGAGCCTCGGTATCGAAGTCGAACGGACCAAACGAGTCCTGCTTGCGCTATCAGCGGTCATCACGGCTGCGGGTGTCGCCGTCGCCGGCATCGTCGGGTTCGTCGGCCTCATCGTCCCCCACGTGATGCGGCTGCTCGTCGGGCCGGACCACCGGATACTCCTCCCGACAGCGGCGCTCGCTGGGGCGTCGTTCCTCGTGGCGACGGACACGCTAGCACGCTCGGGGAGCGCCGAGGTCCCGGTCGGCATCGTCACCGCCGTCCTCGGTGCGCCGTTTTTCCTGTACTTGCTCCGGAAGCGGGAGGTCCACGAGCTATGAGCGGTCAAAGCGAGCCCGACAATGCGGACCCGGAGCGAGACCGTTCCAGGCCGATGCTCGACGTATCCGACCTCACGGTGTCTTTCGGCGACCAGCCGGTCGTCTCGGGCGTCGATTTCGGCGTCGACCGCGGGTCGCTCGTCGGTCTCGTCGGTCCCAACGGCGCGGGCAAGACGACCGTCCTGCGAGCGGTGAAAGGGACGCTCAACCCGGACACCGGAACGGTTCGCGTCGATGGCGAGCCGATTTCGAACCGCTCAGCGAAAGCGGTGAGCCGCCTTGTCGCGAGCACGCCACAGGGAACCGCACTGTCGTTCGACTTCAGCGTCAGACAGACCGTGGAGATGGGGCGGACACCGCATCTCGGCCGATTCGACCGAATGGACGACGGCGACCGGCGCGCCGTCGAGACGGCGATGGAGCGCGCCAGCGTCGCTCAGTTCGCTGACCGGCCGTTCACCTCGCTGTCCGGCGGCGAGCGCCAGCGGGTCCTGCTGGCCCGGGCACTGGCACAGAAGACGCCGGTGCTCCTGCTTGACGAACCGACGGCGAGCCTCGACATCAACCACGCCGTCCGCACGCTCGAACTCGTCCGAGCGCTCGTCAACGATGGGAAAACGGCCGTCGCCGCCATCCACGACCTCAATCTGGCCGCGCGGTACTGCGACGAGCTGGTGTTGCTCGCCGGCGGCGGCATCCGCGCCGCGGGCCGTCCCGCCGATGTTCTCACGAGCGACACGCTCCGTGACGCCTTCGACGCGGAGACACTGGTGACGACCCAGCCCGGCACCGACGCGCCGCTTGTGACGCCGCTTGCTGAACAAGAGTCGGTCGCCCGTCGCGTCCACGTCGTCGGGACCGGCAAGCCAGCGGCCGCTGCCGTCTCGAAACTCGTCGGGGCTGGCTGTCGGGTCAGTGTCGGCGTTGTCTCTGCCGGCGACGCAGCCGCCGAGCGGGCCCAGGACCTCGACTGTGAAGCAGTCACGGTCCCAGCCTTCGCTGGCATCGACGACACGGCCCGTGAGCGCGCAGTTGACCTCGCCGCTGCCGCCGATGCTGTCGTGATAGCGGGCGAAACCGGTGACGGCAACAGTGCGGTTATCGAGGCGGGCGATACTTGCCTCGCTGTCGAGACGGATGAGAGCGTCCACGCCAGCGCCGTCCACAATACCGTCCCACTGGCTGCGCTCCCTGCAGCGGTGGGGTCCCTGCCGCCCGGACCGGAGCGCGATGCGACACCGCCGCTCAATCAGTCGACCACTGACTGAGTCCACCGTCGGCTGAGGTATCCCGGGCGAGAACAGCAACACCGATACTTTTCGCTCCCGTACGTCGCCCGTGGACGACACGATTTCGTGGCTCCGGGACCGTCCGTACTACGAGGGACAGATCGTCGACCAGCGGACGGTCCCCGGCCGGGACGCGCGGACCGCGGACTGCGACGTGGCGGACCGGCTCGCCAGCGTCCTCGAAGACCGGGGCATCACCGACCTCTACACCCATCAGGTGGACGCAATCGAGGCAATCAGGTCCGGTGACAACGTTGTTCTCGCGACCGAGACGGCGAGCGGGAAGAGCCTCGCCTACACCGTTCCGGCGTTCGAGCGGGCGCTTGACCGCCGGGCAACGACACTGTACATCGCCCCACAGGTCGCGCTCATCAACGACCAGACCGAGACGCTGTCGGAGTTGGCGCAGGGACTTGGCTTCGCCTCCGGCGTCTCCGTCGCCCAGTACACCGGCCGGCAGTCCAAATCCGAGAAAGAGGCTATCCGGGAGCGCCAGCCGACCGTGTTGCTGACCACGCCGGATATGCTCCACTACGGCATCCTCCCCCACGCCCATCGGCTGTGGGACTGGTTCTTCCAGCGACTCGAAACCGTCGTCATCGACGAGGTCCACGGCTACCGCGGCGTGTTCGGCAGCCACGTCTCGCTGGTGATGCGCCGCCTCCAGCGGGTAGCTGAGCGGTTCGACGCAGGCGGCAGTAACGGCGAGGAGAGTACGGCTACGGCGGGCGGCCCGGAGTGGGTCTGTTGCTCGGCGACTATCGGCAATCCGGTGGAGCACGCGGCAGCAGTCACCGGCCAGCCCGATCCGTCGTTCGCGCTGGTCGACGAGGACGCGAGTGCCAGCGGGCCGCGTCACTGGCTGCTGTGGAACCCCCCGGAGTACGAGGGTGACGGCTGGGGGAGCGGCCGCCGGAAGTCGAACCACGTCGAGACGAAACAGCTGTTCGTCGACCTCGTCGAGCGGGGCCTCCAGACGGTCGTCTTTGCCGGGTCGCGCCAGACCGCCGAGCGCTACGCCAGCGATAGCGCCGACGAACTCCGGAAGCGTGGCGAGCACGACCTCGCCGATGGCGTCGCCGCGTACCAGGCCGCGCTGACCGACGACCGCCGGCGCGAACTGGAGCAGGGCCTGCAGTCGGGGGACCTGCGGGGCGTCTGGTCGACCAGCGCACTCGAACTGGGCGTCGACGTGGGCGGCCTCGACGCCGTGTTGCTGGACGGCTACCCCGGGACGCGGATGCGGGCCTTCCAGCAGGCCGGGCGGGCCGGCCGCGGCACCGACCCCGCGCTCGTCGCGCTGGTCGGCGGGGAGGACCAGCTTGACCAGTACGTCCTGCGCAACCCCGACGCGCTGTTCGAGACGGGGGCCGAGCAAGCTGTGACCAACCCCGAAAACGAGCAACTGCTCCCGGACCACGTTCACGCGGCCGCCTGTGAAAACTGGCTCTCACCGGACGACGACCGTCATTTCGGCGAGACGTTCCCCGACGTAGTCGCCGACCTCGAATCGGCCGGGAAACTCGACCGTCGCCAGACCGACCAGGGAATGCGCTGGCTCGGCAACGGCAGCCCGCACCACGAGATGAACCTGCGGACCGTTGACGACGGCGAGGTGAAGCTGGTGGCGAACGGCGACGTAATAGCGACGCTCTCCGTCGAGGACGCACTGCGGGACGCCCACCCCGGCGCGATTTACCATCATCAGGGCCGGCGCTACGAGGTGACGGACCTCGACCTCAACGCGGGTGTGGCAGAACTCGACCGGACGTGGGCCGATTACTTCACTCGCGTCCTGCACGACAAGACCATCACCGTTGAGGCGGACCTGGCGGAGCGGCGACTACCGACCCGCGAGGAGGTTCCGGTCCGCTTCGCCTCAGTGACGATGCGCAAGCAAATCACTGGCTACGAGCGCCGCGACGGCTCCTCCGGGGAGGTGCTCGGCCAGCGTTCGCTCGATCTGCCCGAGACGACGCTGGAGACGAAGGCGCTGTACTACACCGTGCCGTCGGACCTGGAAAGCGAGATACGGCAGGGTGCGTACGGAGCCGAAAGCGATTCCGGGAGCGAGAACGAGAGCGGAAGCGGTGGCGGCGGTCAGTCCGGCGATGCGGTGACCGACGGCGGCGACGCCGGCGACTTCCCAGGGGCCATCCACGCCGCCGAGCACGCCATGATTTCGATGTTCCCCTTCGAGTACCTCTGTGACCGCGGTGACATCGGCGGCCTGTCGACGCCGCGCCATCCCCACACCGGCGAGCCTACCATCTTCATCTACGACGGCTATCCCGGTGGCATCGGACTAACGCGGGCGGGCTACCACGATATCGGACCGCTGATGGACACCACGCTGTCGATGCTGACCTCGTGTGATTGTGCCGACGGCTGTCCGGCCTGTGTGCAGTCGCCCCACTGCGGGAACGCGAACGACCCGCTCGACAAACACGGCGCGATACACCTGCTGGACGGGCTGGTAGAGCGGTAGCGAGCCCGCCCAGTTCTGGAGACGACTCAGGCGTCGCCCACTGCCTTCGGTAGCGTTACCCCGACTACCGTCCCCGTCGGCTCGTTGTCTTCGACCCACACGTCACCGCCGTACGCGTCTACCAGCGTTCGGACGAGATAGAGGCCGACACCGGTGCCGTCACTGTCCGGACGTTTCTCCCCGCGCTCGAACACCGCCTGTTTCTGCTCGTCCGGGATTCCCGGTCCGTTGTCGGCGACAGTGACGTGGACTCCGTCGCCGTCGTCGGTCACATCGACGACGACCGACGGCGGTGCCGAGTCGTTGTGCTGGATGGCGTTAGTGAGGACGTTTCGGAACACGGAGGACAGGAGTTCGTCGGCTTGTACCCGTACCGACGGGTACTCGTCCGGGACGGTGACCTGTGCATCGTTGTACGTCGCTGTGATATCTTCGGTCACCGAGGACAGGACTTGGCCGAGGGCGACCGGCTCAGTCTCCCAGTCCGTCTGTCGCATTACCGTCGCAAGGTTTCCAGCCGTCTCAAGCAGTTCCGCAGCCGACCGGCTACTCTCCTGAATCCCGTCGACGTGTTCCAGTGCGTCATCGCTGCACTGGTCCCGGAGCAACTCCGCCCGGCCGCTGATGGTCTGTAGGTGATTCGTGAGGTCGTGGCGGACGATCTGGTTCAACAGGTCGAGGTTGTCGCGTTGCCGTTTCAGCTCCCGCTCGCGCTCGATCCGTTCGAGGGTCGAAAGCACGTTCTTCCCGAGGATGTCGGCCAACTGCGTCTCGCGCTCGGTCGGTTCGGCTCGTTCATCCGTCCCGGCTGTCAAGAGTCCGTACTTCGGGAGTGGAACGGAGATACAGCCGTGAAGGGGTGCATCGGACGCCGCTTTCTCTTCATCAACGAGGACCCGCTGTGTCTCGGCACTCTCGTAATGGTCCCACAGCCAACTCCCGCGTTCGTGTCGCATTCTCCGTCCCGGCTCGTCCGGGACCTCGACGTGCTCTCGAAGCGGGTCAGAGATCGCCTCGGCTTTGAGCCCGCTGTCAGTGGCTTCCCAGAAGATACTGAACGGGAAGTCGAGAATCGCTGTTGCAGTCTCGACTGCGATAGTCGCGACTTCGGACCGGTTCTCGGCTGTCATCAGCCGGCGTGTCGCCACATACAACTCCCCGATATGGTCGTCCGAAGCCACCAGACAGGAGGGGGAGTCGGAATCCATCCCCATTTTTGCCCTCTTACTTTGGCCTGAATATAAATGTTCGTTCAGTCTGTGACAAATACACATTCAGACATGGGCATCGGTATCTCCTTATCCCGAAAACCCATTCGCGTTCGACTTCTGGCCCGAGTTACGGCAGCTAGCTGAAGTCTTCCAGTCGTAGCTGGTCGGGGTGGATACCGTCCGGCTCGCTCGCGCCGAGCAGACGAGGAAGGGCCGTATTCGCAAACGTCATGCCGACGACGAGCAGTATCGGTGCGAAGAACAGTCCGTAGAACCCCAGTACGACCGGTCCGAGCGTGTACGCGAGCATCAGGAGCCCGACGTGCGTGCTCTCGCCGCTGAGGAGTGGCCGGAGCAGCAGGTCCGGGATCGTGTCGACGACGACCACCGCGATGAGGAGGAATCCAAGCACGTACACGAGCAACGAGGATTGACCGTCGAGCACCACCGGGAGCGCGGTGATACCGGTCAGCGGGAGGTAGATTATTTTCATCCCGACGACGGGGATCAGGCTTGCGATACCGGTCAGCGCGCCGGCAAGCGTCGGATATGGAACCTCGACAGCCGCCGGCGCGACGACGTTATAGCCCGTGAATGCAGCGATGGCGATGAGCGATATCGCCAGCACATTCAGGAGATTGCCGAACAGCACCGCTTCCAGCTCCTCGTCGACAGCTTCGAGGTACTCGCGGATGATGGCCTCGTCATCGAACCGGAGCAGCCACTCGCGGATGCGCCGCCCGTCCACGAGGAGATAGTACGTGACGATGGTCGTGATGAACAGATTGAGGACGAACTGGGAGGCGACCGAGGTAAGCACCATCGCGTTCTCGCTGAGGAAGTCGACGAACGGCGAGAGCTGTCCCGACTGGTAGGCGCTGTACAGCCCCTCGACGGTGAGGTCCGGCACGGACTCCGCGCCGTCAAGCCAACTGACGTGCGTCGCGGCCACGTCGACGAGCGCGTACTGGGTGACGAACTGCCGGGCCTCGACAATGAGGAGGACGGCCGCATAGCTGACGAGCAACAGGAGTGGAATCGCCAGCGACGCCATGACGACGACCGCACGCACCCGCGCCGGAAGGCGGAGCCTGCGCAGGGAGCTGTAGTACCGTCGCGTCGAGTAATAGAGGAACACGGAGACAGTCAACGCCGCGATAAACTGATATGCGAGGACGCCGACCACCACCGCGACAGCGAGGCCGAAGAGGGCGACGACGAAACGCTTCTCGTCCATATACGTACCAGCTTGTGAACAGGTATAAACGTACGGGCGCTGGGAATCTCGCAGACAACATGGGGCCGGACACGGTCCCGACCGGTGGCTACTCGGTTCGCTCGTGCACCGGCCCGACGCTGTCGTGGACGCCGATGTCGCCGGAGAGTTCGTGCTGGCTCGTGTCACTGAGGTCGATTCCCTCGGCGCGGCAGTCCGCCTGCACCTGCTGAATAAACGCAGCCCTGACCGACACGAGTCGGTTCCGCCGTTCGTTGGGGATCCAGATTCGGCCAGTCAGGATGACCGCCGTCGACGCCAGGTCACTGACCCTGGCTGTTGGTGCCGGCTTCTCCGAGACGTGGTCAAGGTCGCGGGCAGCGTTCGTGATGATGGCCTGTACCGTCTCGATATCGGCGTCGTAGCTGACGCCGAACCGGTAGGAGATACCCACCGGGCCTGTTGATGTCTGGTTCGTCACTGCACTCGTTGCCAGCTCCGTGTTCGGGACGATGATACGCTCGTTGTCCGGCGTCCGAATCCGCGTCACTCGCAGGTCGATATCGACCACCGTGCCCTGCATCCCGTTCCAAGCGATGATGTCACCGACGTTCAGATCCGGGTCGGTCACGATGAACGCGCCGGCAACGAAGTTTCCGAGTACGTCCTGTGCCGCCAGCCCGACCGCCAGTGTAATGCCTGCGGCCAGCAGCGTCGACCCCGCAAGTGCGCCCCGGAAGCCCGCGACGCTGGCGCCGATGACCACCGCGAGGATGACTGAGATTAGGTGGACGGCGCTGGTCAGCGCACTGGCGACTGTCTTGTTAGTCTCCATCCGTGACAGCAGCCATCGGGCCGCTGGTACAGCGATTAGCCGGCCGATAGCGTAGAGTAGCGCCGCGACAGCGAGGAACTGCGCCCCGTCGGTCGCGAGTTGTCCGTACGTCGAGACGATGTCGATATCCAGACCCGCCGGGAACTGCATACCGTCTGTCGTAGCCCGACGGATATGAAATCAGGGTGTCACATCGGACTGGTGGCGACCACGGCTCCGCGAGTCTGGTCGCGGCTCCGCCGCTCGTTCTTCAAGGTCGGTTCGCGCACGGCCACGCCATACACATCACCCGACGCGCTCGTTTAAAACCAACCCCACTCGGCGAATTCCGATTCACCGAGTTGGCTCGCGCAGCAGTCCCGCGCGTCACCCAACTCGTTCGTTCAGAATGAGCCTCGTCTTCGTACCCACAACCTCC includes:
- the btuC gene encoding vitamin B12 ABC transporter permease BtuC; translation: MRFAGRTVGWSAGLVAVLCAVVTTSAGIGPVWIPPDVVGKVLLNAVVVPTGISFSGPAVDVTTAHVFSYTVSDLQTQIVMQVRLPRILLGAVVGFSLAAAGTIMQGIFRNPMADPSIIGVSSGAAVGAVAFIVAPVVIPFGLGLRGAAFAGALVAAFGVYLIATRNGRTPVATLLLAGVAIQTFLGAVVSFLLLHSGESIRRALYWLMGHLKGASWPEVTTSVVLVAVPFVVLLAYARDLNVMLLGEEDAQSLGIEVERTKRVLLALSAVITAAGVAVAGIVGFVGLIVPHVMRLLVGPDHRILLPTAALAGASFLVATDTLARSGSAEVPVGIVTAVLGAPFFLYLLRKREVHEL
- a CDS encoding ATP-binding cassette domain-containing protein, which encodes MSGQSEPDNADPERDRSRPMLDVSDLTVSFGDQPVVSGVDFGVDRGSLVGLVGPNGAGKTTVLRAVKGTLNPDTGTVRVDGEPISNRSAKAVSRLVASTPQGTALSFDFSVRQTVEMGRTPHLGRFDRMDDGDRRAVETAMERASVAQFADRPFTSLSGGERQRVLLARALAQKTPVLLLDEPTASLDINHAVRTLELVRALVNDGKTAVAAIHDLNLAARYCDELVLLAGGGIRAAGRPADVLTSDTLRDAFDAETLVTTQPGTDAPLVTPLAEQESVARRVHVVGTGKPAAAAVSKLVGAGCRVSVGVVSAGDAAAERAQDLDCEAVTVPAFAGIDDTARERAVDLAAAADAVVIAGETGDGNSAVIEAGDTCLAVETDESVHASAVHNTVPLAALPAAVGSLPPGPERDATPPLNQSTTD
- a CDS encoding DEAD/DEAH box helicase, with product MDDTISWLRDRPYYEGQIVDQRTVPGRDARTADCDVADRLASVLEDRGITDLYTHQVDAIEAIRSGDNVVLATETASGKSLAYTVPAFERALDRRATTLYIAPQVALINDQTETLSELAQGLGFASGVSVAQYTGRQSKSEKEAIRERQPTVLLTTPDMLHYGILPHAHRLWDWFFQRLETVVIDEVHGYRGVFGSHVSLVMRRLQRVAERFDAGGSNGEESTATAGGPEWVCCSATIGNPVEHAAAVTGQPDPSFALVDEDASASGPRHWLLWNPPEYEGDGWGSGRRKSNHVETKQLFVDLVERGLQTVVFAGSRQTAERYASDSADELRKRGEHDLADGVAAYQAALTDDRRRELEQGLQSGDLRGVWSTSALELGVDVGGLDAVLLDGYPGTRMRAFQQAGRAGRGTDPALVALVGGEDQLDQYVLRNPDALFETGAEQAVTNPENEQLLPDHVHAAACENWLSPDDDRHFGETFPDVVADLESAGKLDRRQTDQGMRWLGNGSPHHEMNLRTVDDGEVKLVANGDVIATLSVEDALRDAHPGAIYHHQGRRYEVTDLDLNAGVAELDRTWADYFTRVLHDKTITVEADLAERRLPTREEVPVRFASVTMRKQITGYERRDGSSGEVLGQRSLDLPETTLETKALYYTVPSDLESEIRQGAYGAESDSGSENESGSGGGGQSGDAVTDGGDAGDFPGAIHAAEHAMISMFPFEYLCDRGDIGGLSTPRHPHTGEPTIFIYDGYPGGIGLTRAGYHDIGPLMDTTLSMLTSCDCADGCPACVQSPHCGNANDPLDKHGAIHLLDGLVER
- a CDS encoding sensor histidine kinase KdpD produces the protein MGMDSDSPSCLVASDDHIGELYVATRRLMTAENRSEVATIAVETATAILDFPFSIFWEATDSGLKAEAISDPLREHVEVPDEPGRRMRHERGSWLWDHYESAETQRVLVDEEKAASDAPLHGCISVPLPKYGLLTAGTDERAEPTERETQLADILGKNVLSTLERIERERELKRQRDNLDLLNQIVRHDLTNHLQTISGRAELLRDQCSDDALEHVDGIQESSRSAAELLETAGNLATVMRQTDWETEPVALGQVLSSVTEDITATYNDAQVTVPDEYPSVRVQADELLSSVFRNVLTNAIQHNDSAPPSVVVDVTDDGDGVHVTVADNGPGIPDEQKQAVFERGEKRPDSDGTGVGLYLVRTLVDAYGGDVWVEDNEPTGTVVGVTLPKAVGDA
- a CDS encoding AI-2E family transporter, yielding MDEKRFVVALFGLAVAVVVGVLAYQFIAALTVSVFLYYSTRRYYSSLRRLRLPARVRAVVVMASLAIPLLLLVSYAAVLLIVEARQFVTQYALVDVAATHVSWLDGAESVPDLTVEGLYSAYQSGQLSPFVDFLSENAMVLTSVASQFVLNLFITTIVTYYLLVDGRRIREWLLRFDDEAIIREYLEAVDEELEAVLFGNLLNVLAISLIAIAAFTGYNVVAPAAVEVPYPTLAGALTGIASLIPVVGMKIIYLPLTGITALPVVLDGQSSLLVYVLGFLLIAVVVVDTIPDLLLRPLLSGESTHVGLLMLAYTLGPVVLGFYGLFFAPILLVVGMTFANTALPRLLGASEPDGIHPDQLRLEDFS
- a CDS encoding mechanosensitive ion channel family protein, which translates into the protein MQFPAGLDIDIVSTYGQLATDGAQFLAVAALLYAIGRLIAVPAARWLLSRMETNKTVASALTSAVHLISVILAVVIGASVAGFRGALAGSTLLAAGITLAVGLAAQDVLGNFVAGAFIVTDPDLNVGDIIAWNGMQGTVVDIDLRVTRIRTPDNERIIVPNTELATSAVTNQTSTGPVGISYRFGVSYDADIETVQAIITNAARDLDHVSEKPAPTARVSDLASTAVILTGRIWIPNERRNRLVSVRAAFIQQVQADCRAEGIDLSDTSQHELSGDIGVHDSVGPVHERTE